Proteins encoded by one window of Xyrauchen texanus isolate HMW12.3.18 chromosome 24, RBS_HiC_50CHRs, whole genome shotgun sequence:
- the zmp:0000000662 gene encoding LOW QUALITY PROTEIN: RING finger protein 145 (The sequence of the model RefSeq protein was modified relative to this genomic sequence to represent the inferred CDS: inserted 2 bases in 1 codon; substituted 2 bases at 2 genomic stop codons), translating into MRSDNCEFLMCTQCVWLWLFSAHLLPLLARVVSVPLEWLLNLSFVSTMITGTEVTVFLFVNVFVAYRLARAAYREIMCIECCASPYSLLGLTFMVSYAALGLLNLCKFCLRGFNALQIHNVMHRGVTEGVTXLLLALQTGLLDMTALQHCFLLFIILFIVFTSTLQSMSEITEPIVLXIXANRNGSVRKHLCGLSVCVFLLLFLVFMAYKNAQFFHMDFWLLILVSSCDRHSPDLLPVHGGGVVRCGAAPPGLDEIVCYVNGVCQVCSGCVCGLRGVGVSVGT; encoded by the exons atgag GTCAGATAATTGTGAGTTCCTCATGTGCACTCAATGTGTGTGGCTGTGGCTGTTCTCTGCACACTTGCTCCCTCTTCTGGCACGTGTGGTTTCTGTGCCTCTGGAATGGCTGCTCAACCTCTCCTTTGTTTCCACGATGATCACAGGGACCGAGGTTACTGTCTTTCTCTTTGTTAACGTCTTTGTGGCGTATAGACTGGCAAGAGCTGCTTATAGAGAGATAATGTGCATAGAG TGCTGTGCTAGTCCATACTCCCTGCTTGGTTTAACGTTCATGGTATCATATGCAGCTCTGGGACTCCTAAATCTCTGTAAGTTCTGCCTCAGAGGATTTAACGCTTTGCAGATCCACAATGTCATGCACAG AGGTGTGACAGAGGGGGTGAC GCTGTTACTGGCCCTGCAGACTGGGTTGTTGGACATGACAGCTCTACAGCACTGCTTCCTGCTCTTCATCATCCTTTTCATTGTCTTCACCTCTACTCTACAAAGCATGAGCGAAATCACAGAGCCTATTGTTTTATAGATTTGAGCCAATAGAAATGG GAGTGTCCGGAAGCATTTGTGTGGgctatcagtgtgtgtgtttctactaCTATTTCTGGTATTCATGGCCTACAAGAATGCCCAATTTTTCCACATGGATTTCTGGCTGCTGATTCTGGTCTCCAGCT GTGACAGGCACTCTCCTGATCTACTGCCTGTTCATGGTGGAGGTGTGGTGCGTTGCGGCGCTGCCCCACCTGGTCTGGATGAGATTGTTTGTTATGTGAACGGAGTTTGCCAGGTTTGCAGTGGCTGTGTGTGTGGCCTACGGGGCGTAGGAGTCTCTGTGGG